Within the Salvia hispanica cultivar TCC Black 2014 chromosome 4, UniMelb_Shisp_WGS_1.0, whole genome shotgun sequence genome, the region CTTGGAACGTATGGTTTCCTAACGCCTCGATCATACAAGCCGAGCTCCGAAAGAACAAATATATAAGTGTCATATaactgaaaacaaaaacgaTGAGACTACAGATTTTACTGATTCCTCTACTTTTCTATGAACTCCTTAATGAAATGCCCTCACCCATCGTAGACTTTAGATCGACTCAGATATGCAAAGAATAACCATTTTTTCCTCTTCCTGCGAAAGTCGtataattttcttcaaatatttGATATAGTAATTCACTTCATTGTCTTTAAATGTAAAGTGTTAACACTCATAAGCTCCGGTCATAAACCTTCGATTCTAGTTGCTTACGGCCATGCCCTCCATTAATCTCATTTTGAACATCTCCACTAGTGGTGTCCCGCCTATTTGGGGTGATTTCTTGATCGACTCAATGCTATAAGCAATAAGTCAACATTTTTCCAACTTAAAGtggtgattttattttcaaatctaAATTCAGAAGACTCATATAATTTCAAGCATTTTTGCTGGTTGTTGCCTTCTATGGACTCCCCTGTATTTATAAGATCAATACATTACGATGGAATCCTTTGCTCACCTCTATTTTGCAACCAAATTTGTGACTATTTCATTCCCGACAGGTGAAACTTTTTAGCTCCTGCCTCTACATGCATTGTTTACAAATACCATTTCTTCCTCAAATACCAAGTTAAGGCTaatatattgcattttccTTTACGGGGTAGTCGACTTTTCCAAAAAAGACCACTCTGTCTACTAGAATCCATTGATGTAATTCCATGATTTATGATTATATGTTGGTGAAccataatcaatttaattcatgGCAATTGTCTACATTTCTAAACCCTCCTGTGATTTAATCATCTCAGGCCTTCGATTGCTGAAACCATCAATATCCTCGGAGGTCCTAGAGTATAGCCAATTTGAGCGggtttaattatttgaaaccATTTGAACCTTGTAGTTCTTTGCATGGATACGATAAGTTCAATGGAACTTAGTATTTTCCTTCAAAATCAATTGTCACGATTTGATGTTGAAAATTCATAAGAGTTGAACAAGAGCTGTTATTCTTGTCCCATTTGATATTGTGGAGCCCCTCCATTTCTCAGTCATGCTCCTTCTATGTTTCCTATccaagttaaaaaaaaaaaaactgttaGATTAATCTTCGAGTTCTTGATACAAGATTCTCGAGAAAGGCATAGCCTTGATTCCTTTCAGATACGTATGATAAATAAGTCTCTATTAACACGTGCAGAAAATGGTACATCAGTTAGAAGCGTCGCATAACCAACAACACAAAACGTTAGATATTTCACATCTACATACGGCTTATGACAAGCTGgtaaaagattgaaaattatgCTATGTAGATAGATAACTAGCCATCAAGAAGAGAAATGTTAAGGAATATACATGGATCAAATGACTTTTGATGATGTACAAGACCATATATacatctatttgaccgatcgAAATGCTTATtaagagtaaaataagtgagTCACAAGAAACGAAGACTCAATAATagttatgaaatgaaaatcatGGAGAAAATGCGAATACATTAGTAGTTTATGTTTGACGAAACAAATTCCATCAACCAGAGGGATTCGTCTGAGAGGTGGCCAAGAAGAGCCACAAGTTGGAGAAACATTCGAGAAAAGAAACGCGTGATGACACTACTAACCTCACCATCCCTGCTACGAAAATGGGAGaatcgaatttttttttttcttaaaagagTTATCGCGGGAGAACGTATGGAGTCCTACAATGTGGAGCAAGGACAAACGTTAGCAACAAAATGCGAAGAAGTATTCCGAGATATGTTAAGCCATACCCCATTTAAGTGgtcgaaaaaggaaatgacgaTAGAGTTTTGTGTTAATCCTAGACATGAGATCTAGATCATTGTGGAAAGTCATGTTAGATTATCTTACTACGAATCGCTCAGTCGAACATATGGGCATGGAGCCAGCAATGTTTGGAGAAATAAGCCAACACCTCCGCTCTACTATTCCTGTATTCAAGgataaatataagtaaaataaagttggtGCTAAGTCATGACAAAATGGATCGTGGTAAGCACAAAAGTATCCTGAAAACTGTTAAAGTAGACAACCTCAGCTAAGCGAGAGATTACAAGGTCAATCCGCCAGCTTAATGGCTACAACTACGACTAATGCAAACATTAGGGAGCTCAATATCTGACGATAAAATCTAAGATGGGGAATGGTTTCACCAGTCAGAagaaataaattgtttaatgAATGGCTTGAGTCAGCCACATCCTTCCAGTCACCATATAAAATGGCGCTTAAGGAGTAAGAAGAACTTAATATCCGGTGAGAAGGACAGAACGATGAGAATGCGTATAGACTACCAAGAGTTGACCAAGTTAACGTTCAAAGACAAGTACTCTTTACCCAAGGATCGATGGCTTGTTTGACTAGCCCTAAGGAGCTGGTGTATTctcaaatattgatttgatATCTAGCACCAACTAAATTTCCGACCAAGACGATGCGTCGAAGACTTCGTTCCGCACCAGATATGGCCATTATGAGTTCACTATAATGCCTTTTGGGCTTACAAATGCTCCGGCTGTGTTCATGGACCTGATGAACCGCGTGTTCCACCCATACTTGGACAAGTTCATCCTAGTCTTTATAGATGATGTGTTTATCTACTCGAAGAACGAGAAAGAACACGAGGAACATCTTAGAGCCACCTTGGAGACGGTAAGAGCTGAGAAGCTCTATGCTAAGTTAGCAAATCCGAGTTCTGGCTTAACGAAGTGAACTTCCTTGGACACACAGTGACGACAGAAGGGATCCGAATGGACCCTGCAAAGATGGAAGCAGTACGACGTTGGGAGTCACCAACAACACCAAATGAAATTCGAAGTTTCTTAGGATTGGTAGGATACTACCGAAGATTTATTGAgggattttataaaatagcaAGACCAATGACTCAACAGCTCAAGAAAGGAGCTAAGGTCAATTGGACACCGGAGTGTGAGGCAAGCTTCCAGTTgttaaaagaaaagttgacCACCGCACCAGTCCTAGCCGTGCCAGCACCAGGAATAGGTTATGTGGTGTACATAGATGCATCAAAGATTGGACTCGGGTGCGAGCTGATCCTGAATGACAAGGTGATTGCATATGCATCACGCCAATTGAAGCCGCACGAGTTAAACTACCCAACAGATGACTTGGAATTGGCGATAGTGGTACATGCCTTGAAAATTGGCCACCTTCCTCACACATAATGAGGAGCTCATACGTGAGTTTGCTCAGATGCATCTGGAAGTAGTGAGAGCACCGGAGACGGTGGAAAGTAGGATTGCCACCTTGGTGATTGAACCGGACCTAAGGGCCAGAATTGTTGAGGCTCAAAGGAGTGTAGAAataaagtcaaacaaatagaacgatagaaattttatcaggttttcgggccagcccatcggaTTTTCGGGTCTGaccctaacgggttgcgggttaatcgggtacgggctaatcgggctgtaattttatcgggctagaaattttcagccctaaccctgtaaatttggcgggctattcgggccggcccacgggttgcgggctacattgacatccctatctGCAACGGCATAAGTCCAGGTCTGCCGATGCCATCTTCCCGATACTGGAAGTATTCATCACGTCCCTCCAATGTCCGGACAATGCGGAGAAAAAGATCTCGCCGCATTCTAAAACGGCGGTGAAAAATCGTCGGGCCTCACCGTGGTTGCTCGCAAAATAGTCTGCGACTAGACGTTGGTGAGCTACGTCGTGCTCGCGGGGGACATACGTCCGACGTCGAATCGGTCGAGGGACCCGCGCCGCCGCCTGCTCCGCCGCTGAACACTCGCGCTCCATTTGTGCCAAGCATTCCGCCGCGGCGTCGTTAACGTAATCGAACAAGGTCCGTCTACTGCCATCCGATGTACTCCAATAGTCGTcgtcgggattcatttttgtaGTGAGAAAACTGGAAAGTGAGggatgagaaagaaaaattaggaGATGTGAAATTGGAAGATGGGAAATGGTAGAGAATTGAGGTGTTTAAatagaattttgtttttgaaaaaaaaaataaaaaatcgaaaacgCGTGTTATCATCCGTCGCATCGTCTGCGATGCCaaagtggcggacgatgcatcgtccgtcgcatagtccgccccattgtggatgacctcacaatttatattttcatagacttcctattatgaattatgattaatttatgtaatatagtttgatattttatcgCAATATTCATTAGTAACTAGATTTTCGATTGTCTTCGTATGCATACATGCACTGTGTGTAATCTGAAATCATGAAATCATAATATCATATGGTACAAAACAAGTAGATGTGCCCACGATTTAAGAACCATGTCAAATGGTTGAACCATAGCCACCGATTTTGGTTTCAGTTCTACTAATGGTTAACCGTCTGTCAAGTTAAAATCGTCCACCTCTATATGGTAACGGGTACTTAATCAAGActatacattattattattattattattattattattaaattattactattatttttaatatcaacgATCCTCACCATCCCtatttctttccttttgttGCGAGGTGAAATAAAGCATCTTGTTGCTAATCTGTGTCAATTTCTTATGTTTCACTGTAGTAATGATTTTGGACTATTGTTGTGGTTGTTATAACGTTACTATCCACGAAACAACTAGTCATATTCAATCATCAATGCCTAgctatatttatacaaatacaTATTCCGAATATACTGCTATACTAGCAAAACTATAGATTCCCCTGTATTTCAAAACTAAATTCCACCACATTTTTCTCTCATTGGAGAAGATCCAAGCAGTCAATTCCTGCAGTAAATTCTGAAGCAAAAGAATCCaacttgaaaacaaaatactatatGTGGCCACATCTTGTCTAGGTTCAATGTATCTCATTAAATCATCCGTTATTCTTGTCATCAACTCTTACCTTTTAAACCCACTCTTACCAATTAGGCTGATCGGCATCGTAGCTAACCATGGGAGAACTACAAGTGATAGATCCTGCCTTCATCCAGGCCCCGGAGCACAGGCCTAAACCGGAATCCGTGCAGGCCAACAACGTCCCGTTGATCGACCTCTCCCCGTTAGGCGCACGGGAGCCTGACCTGGGCACCCTCGAGAGTCTAGTGGCACAAATCGGCCAGGCCTGCAAGGACTGGGGGTTTTTCCAAGTGATCAACCATGGCGTGGCGTTGCATCTCAGGGAGAAGATGGAGCTCGTTTCAAAGCAATTCTTCGCTATGCAGAAAGACGAGAAGAAGAAGGTAGCGAGAGACGAGGTGAAGCCTCTGGGATACTATGACACCGAGCACACAAAAAACGTGAGAGATTGGAAGGAAGTCTTCGATTTCACACTGCAAGAGCCCATGATCTTACCGCATGATCACGAGCACAGAGAGATGTGGAATCAGTGGCCTCCTCACAATCCTCCTCAGATGAAGTATGCACTCTTATGTATAATCAGTTTGCAGTTCTTCAATAGAAATTGATATTCATGAATCAGCAAACTGATATTGTGTCAGAAACTGATATGTTATGCGATGTCAACTGATATTAATATGTTTATGAATTGATATAGTTCTGTGTTTTGACTTTAAGAAAAGTTCTGATTATGAACCATTTTCattgatattttgatgtgaTGTGATGCAGGGAGGTGTGCCAGCAGTATGGTGCTGAGATGGAAAAACTGGGGCACAAGTTGTTAGAGCTCATAGCATTGAGCTTAGGTTTGGAGAGAGACCGGTTTAAGGGCTTCTTCGAGGGTGGGACAACCAGCTTCATCCGGCTTAACCACTACCCGCCCTGCCCGGTTCCTGATCTGGCTCTGGGGGTGGGCCGGCACAAGGATGCCGGGGCACTCACGGTTCTTGCTCAGGATGAGGTTGGAGGGTTACAGGTTAAGAGGAAAAGTGATGGGGAGTGGATTCTTGTCCATCCTACGCCTAATGCGTATATTGTCAATGTTGGTGACATAATACAGGTATATAGTCTCCCACAACATGGAAATAATGGAGAATGAAATAGTAGAGAGTCTTTGGATTATGACTATGGTTGGTGTATTTTGGTGCAGGTTTGGAGCAATGATAAGTATGAGAGTGTGGAACATAGGGTGAAGGTGAACGCGGAGAGGGAGAGGTTTTCGATTCCATATTTCATGAATCCTACTCATGATACCAAGGTGGAGCCACTGGACGAGCTGCTGAGCTCGCGGAATGCTGCAAAGTACAGAGCCTATTGTTGGGGGGAGTTTTTTGCCACAAGGAAGCTCAGTAATTTCAAG harbors:
- the LOC125217975 gene encoding jasmonate-induced oxygenase 2-like isoform X2, coding for MGELQVIDPAFIQAPEHRPKPESVQANNVPLIDLSPLGAREPDLGTLESLVAQIGQACKDWGFFQVINHGVALHLREKMELVSKQFFAMQKDEKKKVARDEVKPLGYNPPQMKEVCQQYGAEMEKLGHKLLELIALSLGLERDRFKGFFEGGTTSFIRLNHYPPCPVPDLALGVGRHKDAGALTVLAQDEVGGLQVKRKSDGEWILVHPTPNAYIVNVGDIIQVWSNDKYESVEHRVKVNAERERFSIPYFMNPTHDTKVEPLDELLSSRNAAKYRAYCWGEFFATRKLSNFKKLDVENVQIYHFKN
- the LOC125217975 gene encoding jasmonate-induced oxygenase 2-like isoform X1 — encoded protein: MGELQVIDPAFIQAPEHRPKPESVQANNVPLIDLSPLGAREPDLGTLESLVAQIGQACKDWGFFQVINHGVALHLREKMELVSKQFFAMQKDEKKKVARDEVKPLGYYDTEHTKNVRDWKEVFDFTLQEPMILPHDHEHREMWNQWPPHNPPQMKEVCQQYGAEMEKLGHKLLELIALSLGLERDRFKGFFEGGTTSFIRLNHYPPCPVPDLALGVGRHKDAGALTVLAQDEVGGLQVKRKSDGEWILVHPTPNAYIVNVGDIIQVWSNDKYESVEHRVKVNAERERFSIPYFMNPTHDTKVEPLDELLSSRNAAKYRAYCWGEFFATRKLSNFKKLDVENVQIYHFKN
- the LOC125220557 gene encoding uncharacterized protein LOC125220557, which produces MTQQLKKGAKVNWTPECEASFQLLKEKLTTAPVLAVPAPGIGYVVYIDASKIGLGCELILNDKVIAYASRQLKPHELNYPTDDLELAIVMHLEVVRAPETVESRIATLVIEPDLRARIVEAQRSVEIKSNK